The halophilic archaeon DL31 nucleotide sequence GCCCAGTCGACGGTCGGCATGCTTATTACCTGTGCGAGCAACATGCGCCGCTACGACAATATCGTCCGCGAGCAGGGATTCGAGGGCCGACTGGAGAACATGGGTATCGAACTGTTCGGCAAGCAACTCGGCACTATCGGGCTGGGCGGCATCGGGGGCCGAGTGCTGGAACTCCTCGAACCGTTCGAGATGGACGTCCAAACGTACGACCCGTACCTGTCCGAAGAGCGGGCCGACGAACTCGGCGTGACCAAGGTCGATCTCGACGAACTGCTCGAGACGTCGGACTTCATCAGTCTCCACTGTCCGCTCACCGACGAGACCGCGGGAATGCTCGGGAGCGACGAGTTCCGGAAGATGAAGTCGACAGCCTACTTCGTGAACACGACCCGGGGCGGTATCTATCCCGACGAGGAGCTCGCCGAGGCGCTCAAAGCGGGCGAGATTGCTGGAGCTGCCATCGACGTGTTCGAGAACGAGCCCAACGTCGAGGGCAACCCGCTCCTCGAGAACGAGGACTGTCTAGTGATGCCCCACGCGGCGGGTATCAACAAGGACGGTCTCGCCCGAACGGGTCGGATTGCGGCCGGATGCGTCACCGCCGTCAAGGACGGAGAGATCCCACGGAACATCCTGAACCCGGCCGTCTACGACGTAGACGTCCCCGACGAGAGACTCTCACCGTCATACCGATGACCGCCCGAGACGACCCCCTCACGACGGACGACTCCCTCACCACAGAGCTCGCCCACGGGTACCACGCGCTCTCGCTCGACGACGTGGACGACGAGGTCCAAGACGCCGTAGAGGTAGCGCTGCTCGACGTACTCGGAAATCTACTGGCCGGTACCCGAGAGCGACAGCACCGAGCTATCGTGGACGTCATCCGCGACCGTGCAGAAACGGGTGGGGACGCGACCCTCGCCGGAACCACCGGAGGTGTGTCCGCAGAGACTGCCGCGTTCGCGAACGCGGCAACGGCACACGTCGTGGTTCAGGACGACGCTCACCGGAGCTCCGGAACCCATCCGGGGACGGTCGTCATCCCGACCGCGCTCGCAGTCGGTGAGGCGGCCGAGGCGACCGGCGAGGAGGTGCTCACCGCCATCGTGGCCGGATACGACATCATCGGCCGTCTCGGATCGGTTCGCAGGGGGTTCAACGACGAACTTCCGCGGCGGCCGACGCCGGTGTTCGGCCCGTTCGGCGCGGCGATAGCGGCGGGAAAGCTCCTCGATCTCGACCCATCGGAGCTAGCGTCCGCGCTCGGGTTCGCCGCGAATCTCGCCGGGGGCATGAGCCAGACGTGGGTGGCTGGCACGGACGAGTACGTTCTCCACTGCGGCTTCGCGGCCCGTCACGGCGTGGAGGCCGCCCGCTTTGCGGGTGCGGGCCTCCTCGCAGCGCCGCGGACTCTTGAGGGGGAGTACGGGTTCTACCGCGCGTTCTTCGGCGAACTCCCGTCGGGACTGTCGGCGGTGGCCGACGGCATCGGCGAGTCGTTAGCGCTCGCGGACGTGTATGCGAAGGCCGAACCGGCGTGCGGGCTCGCTATCGGGTCGATCCAGCTCGCACGGGAGATCGTGGCCGAGCGGGATACCCCGGGAGGGGTGGACTCAGTCTCGATTCGGGTGTCAGATCGGGCGGCCGCCATCCCGGGAGTCCTTCACCAGGGTCCGTTCGAGACGCCAGCGCGCGCTCTCATGTCCATCCCGTTCGGGGTTGCGTGTACGTTGACTTACGGCGAGTACTCGCGTCGGGCCTGTCGAGAGTATCACGACGATCCGGCGGTAGCTTCGCTGGTCGACGAGGTCGCGATTACGACCGACGAGGAGTTCGGAAAGTATCGAGCGGAGATGACCGTCGAGTTCACGGACGGAAGCAAGGTGACGCGGCGGTCTACGAACGTCGACGAACCTACGCGGGCGGACATCGTCGGGAAGTTCGACCGGAACGCGAGCGCCGTACTGGACGCGGAACAGGTCGAGGACTTGCGTGGGGCGATCATCGGTCTGCCGTCGGCAGTGAACGTCCGTCCGGTCGTGCGTCGACTCCGTAGGTCGCCGTAGCGTTCGAAGCCATCGCTCCGCTCCTTCGTCGCCATGTCTTGTGGAATGTTCTGAAGGTCTGAAAATCGAGAGGTGCACCCGGAGCGTACTGCTGCGGTCAGTCGTCGGCCGCCTTCTCGGAGACGGATCTAGTTTCCTCTCGGCTATCGTCATCTAGCTGAGGGCTGTCCCAGTAGTCGTGGTTCTCGATGCGTCGGAGGCACGCCGCTCGATGGTCCGTTTCGCCGTTGACCGGGACCCGGTCGGGATGCTCCTCGGCGCAGGCTTTGCGGGCCTCCGGACATCGCGTGTGGAACCGACAGCCCGACGGCGGTGATGCGGGGTTGGGGAGTTCGCCGGAGAGGATGACCCGCTCAGTTCGACTCCCCGGTTCGGGAAGGTGGATCGCCGAGAGGAGTGCCTGCGTGTAGGGATGTCCGGGGTCGGTGAACACTTGGTTCGTCGCCCCGCGCTCGACGATCTCGCCCAGGTACATGATGTTGACTCGGTGGGCGATGGTGCGAACGACTCCGAGGTTGTGCGAGATGAGCAGGAGCGAGAGGTCCATCTCCTCCTGCAGTTCGTTGAGGAGGTTGATGATCTTCGCTTGAACGCTGACGTCGAGCCCGCTGACCGGCTCGTCCGCGATGAGCAGTTCGGGGTCGCTCGCGAGCGCACGCGCGATGGCGATCCGCTGTTTCTGGCCTCCACTGAACGTTCCCGGGTACCGGTTCTGCACGCCGGTTCCCAGGCCGACCTGTTCGAGCAACTCGTCGATCTCCGAGTCGATGTCCTCGACGCCACGCTGTTTCAACGGTCCCGCGAGGATTGCTCCGACGGTTCGGCGCGGGTTCAACGACTCGGCCGGGTCCTGAAATACCATCCCGATGCCTTTCTCGGAGACGTTGTCCGAGGTAAGCGGTTCGCCCTTGAACCGCACCTCGCCGTCGGTCTCCTCGTGCAGCCCGATCACGGTCTTCGCGACGGTGCTCTTGCCGCACCCACTCTCGCCGATGAGAGCGACCGTCTCCTTCGGATGCACTTCGAGCGAGACGTTCTCGACCGCCTGGATGATCTCCTGTTCGCCGAGGATGCGTTCGATCCGTCCGCCCGACTTGAAGTACTTCTGTACGTTGTGGAGTTCGAGGATTGGGGTGTCGCTCATGCTACATCCTCCGAGTAGTAGCATGCCGCGCTGTGGTCTTTCTTGTCACGCGTCTGTTCGAGCTGCGGCCGTCGTTCCCAGCACTCGTCGGTCGCCATCGGACATCGGTTTGCGTAGTAGCAAGTGTCCGGGAGTTCGATGGGCGTCGGCATCGTCCCCTCGATAGTCGTGAGTCGGTCGACGTCGCCGAGATCCGGTCGGGGGATGCACTCGAGGAGGTCGCGAGTGTATGGGTGGTGCGGGTCGTCGAACACGCGCTCTATCGGTCCCTCCTCGACCTTTCGACCCGCGTACATGATTCCAACACGGTCACAGTGGTTGGCGACGATGCCCATGTTGTGTGTGATGAAAACTATTGAGAGGTCCCGCTCGGCTTGGATGTCGTCGAGCAACTCGAGGATATGCGCGCCGATGGTCACGTCGAGGTTAGTCGTCGGCTCGTCTGCGATGAGGAGGTCCGGATCACAGAGCAGCGCCATGGCGATCATGACGCGTTGGCTCATCCCGCCGCTGAACTGCACGGGATAGTCGTCGAGACGGGACGCAGGGTCCGGGATGTGGACCGTCTCCATCATCTCGACGATGTCGTTCTCGAGTTCCTCCTCGCTGCGGTTCTCCTCGTCGTTGTACCGGACTGCGCGTTTGAGCTGTTCGCCGACGGTGAGAACGGGGTTCAGGGCCTCGCTCGGGTCCTGGAATATCATCGCGATCTCGGCTCCACGAACGTCGCGGAACTCCTTCTCGGAGAGTCCCCGGAGGTCCCTTCCGCGATAGGTGATATCTCCCGAGGTGATCTCGCCGGGTTCGTCGATCATTCCCATCACGGCTCTCGCCACGGTGCTCTTCCCGGCACCGGATTCACCGACGAGCCCGTACGTCTCGTTGGCCTCGATGGAGAGATCGACGTCCTCGAGCGCCCGTAGGGGGCCACGCTCTGTGTGATACGTGGTCGTCAGTCCAGACACGTCGAGCACGTCGACCACCTCCCTGGTGCGACTTGGGATACCATACCTAATCGAAGTCTCGTTGGGAAGTGTAAATCGCTTTTGTATATTTTCCCTCTAAATATATTGGAACTATCCCAGGCGACCAGGTCCATTTCCGTCCCGGGTTTACCGCTGTCCAAAGATTGATACGGAAACTGGGTGATGCTCACCCGTGGTGCGGAAGAGTTCGCGGACCGCTCGATCATGACTGCGAGTTCCCAGCCCCGAAATTCCACCGACTCGGTCCTCCGGGGGTATAACGGACGAATCCTTCTGCTGTTGACCATCGGGTACGCAGCGATGCAAACCGGCCGGATGGCCCTCTCACCGCTGCTCCCGACGATCATCGACGACTTATCAATCTCGCCCTTCGAAGCGGGACTCGTCCTCTCGGTCCTCCTCTGGTGTAACGCGCTGATGCAGTTTCCTAGCGGTCGTCTCTCAGATCGGCTCTCGCGGAAAACCGTCGTCTCCGGAGCGTTCAGTGCCGCTATCGTGGGCTTCGGATTGCTGTCGGTGGCGTCGACGTATCCCCTCCTGCTCGTCGGTGCCGCTGTCGTCGGCGTCGCATCCGGACTCTATCCGGCGGCCGCGCTGGCGTGGCTCTCGGACCTCTTCGAGGAGCGACGCGGACGCGCGTTCGGGATTAATACAGCCGCCATCGACACGGGGAGTGCGCTTTCCGCGGTCGTTGCGACCGCCGTTCTCGTCGTAGGAACGTGGCGCACCGCGTTCGCCCCCATCGCCGTCTTGATGGTGCTCGTGCTAGTGTACGTCCACCGATGGGGTCGAGAGTCCTACGTCCTCGAACGGTTCTCACTTGATGTCGGGAAAACTGCGCGTGCATTGGTCGGAACCAAACGGATGCGCTGGACGCTGGTCTGCTACTCGCTGTACATGTTCACGTGGCAGGGCGTCGCCGGCTTCCTCCCGACGTATCTGCAGGTCGAGAAGGGGTTCAGTCCCATGGTCGCGTCGAGCGGGTTCGCGGTCCTCTTCGTCGTTGGAATAGTCACCAAACCCATTGTCGGGGCGCTTGGCGATCGCGGGTCGCATGCGCGAGTGGCGGCGGGCGTGCTGATTATCGGGTCACTCGGACTCGCCGGTACGCTGGTCTCTACCTCAACCGTCGGCACTCTCGCAGGAGTCATTGTGTTCGCGGTGGGACTGATGGGGTTCTCGCCGCCGATGCTCGTCGTGCTGACCGCTCAGTTCCCCGATGACACCTTGGGTGCCGATCTCGGCGCGGCGAGAGCTGTGTACATCGGAATTGGAAGCCTGGGACCGGTGCTCGTCGGATACGTCGCTAGCAGAACCACCTACACAGCGGCGTTCACCATCCTCCTCGGCTGTCTTGTCGGCAGTCTCCTCGTTCTCGCGTACATCGTTAGAGGACGAATCGGCGTGCCCGAGCCCGACGAGCAGCCCCAGTGACCGAATGGTGACTCGGAGAACGGAACAGCGACTTCTGACGACGGAATAGCGGTCTGACTGCCACAGGCAACTAGTTTCTATCCGTTGCCGGGGTCCCACGAGAACACTTGGCCGAGATCGTGCGGAACATGCCCATCAGCTTCGCACGCCCGCTCGAAGTAGTCCTTGAGTTCGTCGCGGAATGCCGGATACGCACAGTTCCTGATTAACTCGTGGGCCCGTTCACGGGGGGACAGACCACGCAGGTCCGCGACGCCCTGTTCGGTTACGACCACGTCGATGTCGTGTTCGGTGTGGTCGACGTGTGGAACCATTGGAACGATCCGCGAGATGTCTCCGTCGGCGGCAGTCGACCCGAGTGCGACCACTGCGAGCGCCGAATGGCGATTGAAGTCGCCGCTACCGCCGACCCCGTTGACCACGTGGGTCCCGTTCAAGTGCGTCGAATTTACGTGTCCGTAGATGTCGACTTCGAGCGCACTGTTCACGCTGATCACGCCGAACCGGTCGATCAGTGCCGGACTGTTCGAGAGGGCCGCGGGTCGGAGGACTACATCCTCGCTATACTTGTCGACGTTCTCGAACAGGCGGTCCTGTCCTGCTGCAGAGAGCGCGAGTGACGTCGCGCTGGCCCCTCGAAGCTCCCCGTTATCGAGGAGGTCGAGTAATCCGTCCTGGATGACTTCCCCGAAGTAGATCAGGTCCTTGTCGCCGAACTCCGCGTCGCCGAGCGCGCTCATGAGGGCGTTCCCAAGGCTTCCAACGCCAAACTGCAATCGGACCGATTCCTCAAACAGCTTTGACTGTTTCGTCTCGGTTTCGAGGAAGCCGCTGAGGTTGTCTGCGACCCGCAGATCGGTGTCCGTCGGGTCGCGGAACGTGTACGGTTCGTCTCGCCGGTCCGTCTCGACTACGGCGACCAATTTTTCCGGGTCGAACTGCACACGGCTGGTGCCGATGGACTCGGCGGGCGCGCCCAGTGGAATCGGTTCACGGTCAGGTGGGGTTTTACGCAGGTACACGTCGTGGAAGCGCTGGAGTTCGAGCGGCTGTGCATCGTTCACTTCGACGATTAGGGTGTCCGCGCTCTCGACGAAGGTCGGCGTGTGGCCTATGGATGTCGAGGGGATCAGCCAGTCCTCTCCGACTGCAACGGCCTCGACCACCGCGACGTCCGCGTCGGCGAACGCGCCGTACCTGACCTCGTCGCCGAGCGTCGAGATGTTCCTGTCGTGGAACTCGATTCGGCCGTCGTTGATCTCATTACGAATCTCCCGGCGGCCCTGATACGGGAACCGCCGCGCGATGGCGTCCGTCTCGGTGAGTTCGACGTCGATCTCCCCTCCCACGCTCCCGCCGCTAATCAGGGTGAGCGACAGGTCGCGATCTGCTCGGGCGAGAGCGCGCGGAACTTCCTTCGGGT carries:
- a CDS encoding Phosphoglycerate dehydrogenase (KEGG: mka:MK0297 D-3-phosphoglycerate dehydrogenase~PFAM: D-isomer specific 2-hydroxyacid dehydrogenase, NAD-binding; D-isomer specific 2-hydroxyacid dehydrogenase, catalytic region), translated to MSEKFNVYVSRDDRVEHRNYGMGLESLVEDPEVELTFMPKREYHTIRTEDLRGADAVILLKDQITAETLDGLDDLRVVSRFGAGFDGVDIGACTDQGIVVTNAPQGVRHSVAQSTVGMLITCASNMRRYDNIVREQGFEGRLENMGIELFGKQLGTIGLGGIGGRVLELLEPFEMDVQTYDPYLSEERADELGVTKVDLDELLETSDFISLHCPLTDETAGMLGSDEFRKMKSTAYFVNTTRGGIYPDEELAEALKAGEIAGAAIDVFENEPNVEGNPLLENEDCLVMPHAAGINKDGLARTGRIAAGCVTAVKDGEIPRNILNPAVYDVDVPDERLSPSYR
- a CDS encoding Acetyl-CoA hydrolase (KEGG: hbo:Hbor_35380 acetyl-CoA hydrolase~PFAM: Acetyl-CoA hydrolase/transferase) translates to MKPPRQESRLNGTLPITSPAAAANRIPDAATVLVSGFGSVGYPKEVPRALARADRDLSLTLISGGSVGGEIDVELTETDAIARRFPYQGRREIRNEINDGRIEFHDRNISTLGDEVRYGAFADADVAVVEAVAVGEDWLIPSTSIGHTPTFVESADTLIVEVNDAQPLELQRFHDVYLRKTPPDREPIPLGAPAESIGTSRVQFDPEKLVAVVETDRRDEPYTFRDPTDTDLRVADNLSGFLETETKQSKLFEESVRLQFGVGSLGNALMSALGDAEFGDKDLIYFGEVIQDGLLDLLDNGELRGASATSLALSAAGQDRLFENVDKYSEDVVLRPAALSNSPALIDRFGVISVNSALEVDIYGHVNSTHLNGTHVVNGVGGSGDFNRHSALAVVALGSTAADGDISRIVPMVPHVDHTEHDIDVVVTEQGVADLRGLSPRERAHELIRNCAYPAFRDELKDYFERACEADGHVPHDLGQVFSWDPGNG
- a CDS encoding oligopeptide/dipeptide ABC transporter, ATPase subunit (SMART: ATPase, AAA+ type, core~TIGRFAM: Oligopeptide/dipeptide ABC transporter, ATP-binding protein, C-terminal~KEGG: hma:rrnAC3296 oligopeptide ABC transporter ATPase component~PFAM: ABC transporter-like; Oligopeptide/dipeptide ABC transporter, C-terminal), yielding MVDVLDVSGLTTTYHTERGPLRALEDVDLSIEANETYGLVGESGAGKSTVARAVMGMIDEPGEITSGDITYRGRDLRGLSEKEFRDVRGAEIAMIFQDPSEALNPVLTVGEQLKRAVRYNDEENRSEEELENDIVEMMETVHIPDPASRLDDYPVQFSGGMSQRVMIAMALLCDPDLLIADEPTTNLDVTIGAHILELLDDIQAERDLSIVFITHNMGIVANHCDRVGIMYAGRKVEEGPIERVFDDPHHPYTRDLLECIPRPDLGDVDRLTTIEGTMPTPIELPDTCYYANRCPMATDECWERRPQLEQTRDKKDHSAACYYSEDVA
- a CDS encoding major facilitator superfamily MFS_1 (PFAM: Major facilitator superfamily MFS-1~KEGG: hsl:OE4411F major facilitator superfamily transporter), which codes for MLTRGAEEFADRSIMTASSQPRNSTDSVLRGYNGRILLLLTIGYAAMQTGRMALSPLLPTIIDDLSISPFEAGLVLSVLLWCNALMQFPSGRLSDRLSRKTVVSGAFSAAIVGFGLLSVASTYPLLLVGAAVVGVASGLYPAAALAWLSDLFEERRGRAFGINTAAIDTGSALSAVVATAVLVVGTWRTAFAPIAVLMVLVLVYVHRWGRESYVLERFSLDVGKTARALVGTKRMRWTLVCYSLYMFTWQGVAGFLPTYLQVEKGFSPMVASSGFAVLFVVGIVTKPIVGALGDRGSHARVAAGVLIIGSLGLAGTLVSTSTVGTLAGVIVFAVGLMGFSPPMLVVLTAQFPDDTLGADLGAARAVYIGIGSLGPVLVGYVASRTTYTAAFTILLGCLVGSLLVLAYIVRGRIGVPEPDEQPQ
- a CDS encoding oligopeptide/dipeptide ABC transporter, ATPase subunit (SMART: ATPase, AAA+ type, core~TIGRFAM: Oligopeptide/dipeptide ABC transporter, ATP-binding protein, C-terminal~KEGG: hma:rrnAC2043 oligopeptide ABC transporter ATP-binding protein~PFAM: ABC transporter-like; Oligopeptide/dipeptide ABC transporter, C-terminal) — translated: MSDTPILELHNVQKYFKSGGRIERILGEQEIIQAVENVSLEVHPKETVALIGESGCGKSTVAKTVIGLHEETDGEVRFKGEPLTSDNVSEKGIGMVFQDPAESLNPRRTVGAILAGPLKQRGVEDIDSEIDELLEQVGLGTGVQNRYPGTFSGGQKQRIAIARALASDPELLIADEPVSGLDVSVQAKIINLLNELQEEMDLSLLLISHNLGVVRTIAHRVNIMYLGEIVERGATNQVFTDPGHPYTQALLSAIHLPEPGSRTERVILSGELPNPASPPSGCRFHTRCPEARKACAEEHPDRVPVNGETDHRAACLRRIENHDYWDSPQLDDDSREETRSVSEKAADD
- a CDS encoding MmgE/PrpD family protein (PFAM: MmgE/PrpD~KEGG: MmgE/PrpD family protein) → MTARDDPLTTDDSLTTELAHGYHALSLDDVDDEVQDAVEVALLDVLGNLLAGTRERQHRAIVDVIRDRAETGGDATLAGTTGGVSAETAAFANAATAHVVVQDDAHRSSGTHPGTVVIPTALAVGEAAEATGEEVLTAIVAGYDIIGRLGSVRRGFNDELPRRPTPVFGPFGAAIAAGKLLDLDPSELASALGFAANLAGGMSQTWVAGTDEYVLHCGFAARHGVEAARFAGAGLLAAPRTLEGEYGFYRAFFGELPSGLSAVADGIGESLALADVYAKAEPACGLAIGSIQLAREIVAERDTPGGVDSVSIRVSDRAAAIPGVLHQGPFETPARALMSIPFGVACTLTYGEYSRRACREYHDDPAVASLVDEVAITTDEEFGKYRAEMTVEFTDGSKVTRRSTNVDEPTRADIVGKFDRNASAVLDAEQVEDLRGAIIGLPSAVNVRPVVRRLRRSP